Below is a window of Impatiens glandulifera chromosome 2, dImpGla2.1, whole genome shotgun sequence DNA.
TGCACAAAGAGTAGTACTGAGTACTGACTgaagtattataaatttgtggTAGGTATTGAATTGTATATATGTTTCTGAATAAActatgaaagaaaaaacaaacacTTAAAAACATAGACATCTATCTAGAGAAGGAGAAAGAGATGAGTATCATGGGGtcctaattaaagaaaaaagtaGAGGTCTTCATCATCCAGCCTGGATTTCCAACTTTTGCCCCCACTCATATGATAGACCACAAGAATAATATGGtgaaatgtattatttatatatgtgttagatattattattattattattcaagaTGTGTAATTTGATGTGGACCTGAttgtatgtttatttatttataggtaAGATGTCTGAatattatatgtaatttttcaactaatcttacaaaaaaaaaaacaataaaattcctcatttctagaaataaaatttaataataatattcttacTTCTTTCTATACATGGTAATTTAAAATATGGGAAAACAAGGTGATGAATTTTCAAATATGAACATAGAGGACTTGTCATTTAAAAATTCCATTGGTAGCCAAGAGGAGAGCCAGCCTTTAGTTAAGTGGGCAGACAATGATTTCACAACCCAAATAATCCAagtttactatattttatttcctttctTACTTAGAAAGCTTCAAcactatttttatataaattttaagagcttaaattattattaatcactGACTTAAAATAGAATGCACGGTTCTTACcactattttgaaaaattattagtCTAGGCAGCTCAAAAGTTATGGgaacttttttttaagattttatgaAACGTTAGAAATTGTTACGATTTGTTAAATcaattgagttattttgatttgaGATACTTACCCATATAACTTTTTTAGTTGGAGTGTCATCGATGACGGTTCtaacttataataaatatatttcgaAAAACATAatctttaaacttttatttaggTTGTCATGTTAGAATAGAAAGTATTTGAAGTTTTAGTGAAATTTGACTAGGATTCAATTAGTTATATATGTTGGATGTCGGTGGTTATTGAAATATACAAATTTAGCTACTAAAGGAGCTACACTTATAAGATAAATCACTTAAATTTGTCTTATTTGACTATTTAACATATTGAGGTAGCATTTTaacataaatacaaataaaaggACTTATTAAATAATCAGATTAACTACTTAAAATTACTTTATTGactatttttagtttataaggattattttttttaatttacttttcaaCATTTATAATTGTCACAAGATTCGTATGCACCAGCCTAGCCTGTATTTGGAACTTTGCTGCCAACcgttaaacaaaaacaaaatgttgaataataaactaattaaatttattgaaaaaaaggCCATGTAAATACATCTtgtcaataataatatatttttttagaagaatAAATTTCATTATCTCTCTAGTAggtaaacataattaataactcttaattaaagtcttaataattgataatagtcttaataattgagttatttaatagAAAATGTAAGGCTATGTTAGCTGTTTAAAAATTTGGTAAAAacattatcaattttattatgtAAAACCCATGAAGTTAGTCCAAATTTAAGTGTATGAAAATGAACATGTTGACGTGgattaataagatatttatagatttttttttttgactttttcattgtataaaatttatttaaattaaagttttttttttaatgagaatgaaatatatattttttttatatatattttagtcattatgattgaatattttttttacagatAATTATATAGAGGTTTTTATATGAGATATGTTATTTGACATGttgtaatactttattattttattaataaaataaaaacttagaaGTTAGAACCCTTTAAATTGAAACAAGTCCCTAAATTATGCTACACATTGTAAGTTTACCACCAAATTATGTTGAAATTGTCAATTGGGTCATTTGCCAAGAAAAGTAACTACAATTTGATCCACAGAAAGAACATGATTTTGGGGCATTCTAGAGATCTTTTCCGATTCAGAATTGAAGCTCTGaatcttctcattctttttcTAAAATAACCTAAAAAGAGTGTTTCATGATGAGAAGAACGGTCGTATCACGCTTGCTGCAATCGCATTCCGCTCCATTTCGGTTCTAGTAagatctctctttctctttccctTTCCCAGTTAACTGTGTAAAACAAAGAACAAAGAGTCTCATTGCACTGCTTAATTGATTCCGGAGATGGGTTTTGTGTCAATTTGGGTTTTCTTTCACATAATCAAACTGTGATTTGATGGATTACTTACCATGTTTCGATTCATACGGATCGAAATAGGTTTTTGTGATTGGAAATACTGATCGAGTGATCCCCAATTGCTTGAATAGAATTTACGTGCATAACTTTTGGGCGTTGTTTCGTGCAGTTCAATTACTGCATCCAGAAACGGGAGATTATTTTTCTCAACAGGATCAGAGAATATAAATGGACCTGGCAAAGTTGAAGAAGCAGAGACGGTGGAAATCCCCACCCCGAAACTTGAAAAGGTACTTACTTACTGGTGAATGAATCATGGACGGGGTGTGTTTTTACAATCACTCATTTGTTATTTTTCACTTCAGTTACTTGTTTTGGGTGGAAATGGATTTGTGGGATCACATGTTTGCATGGAAGCTGTTAAGCGTGGTTTACCTGTCGCTAGCCTTAGCAGGTAGAGCTGGTTTTGTGGTTTTGTTCTTCAAATTTAGTTTGTCATGTTCTTTATTCCTTCCTTACCTTGTTGTTGCAGGTCTGGAAGGCCACCTGCCTACGAACATTGGGTGAATAACGTGAGCTGGATTCAAGGTTTCTGGAGGATTTCGATAGTATAATCCCATTTCAATAATAGATCTGTTCAATTCTATCTTATTCTTCTTCCTCAGGAAATATTCTTTCTGGCGAGTCATTGAAGAATGCACTGGAAGGAGTGACCTCTGTGGTATGTTAATCTTCTTATGACCTTCAAACATACTTTGAAATCTCTTCAAGACGCATTCCTTTTAGCCCTCATCTAGCTCAATCTGACACCACCTCTGCCCAGAAGAGCAATTACATGTCAAGACATCAATTTTTAGATTTATAAGATCTGGATCAAACTAAGTTTTGTTTTTACTGGAACTGTACTTGCCAGATATCATGTGTTGGAGGGTTTGGTTCAAACTCGGATATGTATAAGATCAATGGGACTGCAAACATAAACGCCATTAGAGCTGCTGCTGAACAAGGTAATCAAATACTTTTATCCCGTTTCTTCAACATAATTCCCCATTTGGAGTCTAGATTTGGATGAGAAAACGTCAagaatatatgttttaataatgttataatcCATAACATCATCTCAATATGTTCTAAATTTAACCAACGGCTTTAATATCTGCAGGTGTAAAAAGATTTGTTTATATCTCAGCTGCCGACTTTGGTTTGGCAAATTACCTCTTACAAGGATATTACGATGGAAAGGTGCAAATATCAATAGCTGGTTTCTGCGaaactaaaaagaaaacaaGCAATTTCTTCTTTAGATTCTTTTACCTAACAAAGAACACTCTTTGATGGTAAATTTTATGCAGAAAGCAGCTGAAACTGAGCTAATGATTAGATATCCATATGGAGGTATGTTTTACTGAAACATCTGATTGACTTTATATAGTAACTTTATGTATTTGGGTTAATTGCTTCTTCAGGAGTCATTCTTCGGCCTGGTTTTATTCATGGAACACGTCAAGTTGGAGGCTTCAAGTTACCGCTAAGCGTCTTGGGCTCTCCTCTTGAGATGGTAAATTTGTAAATTTCATTAGCAAATTTTAATTGGCTATTAATAATTTGACTGCATGCATGCAGATTCTGCAAAAAGCAAAGCCGCTGAACCAGTTACCGATAGTTGGTCCTTTGTTTACACCTCCAGTTAATGTGAATTCTGTCGCAAGAGTTGCTGTAAGAGCTGCAAGTGATCCCATTTTCCCTCCAGGCATAATCGATGTTCACAGTATACTGCGATATAGCCAACAGAAGTCGGCTTATTAGTTAGTTTTTCTCATTTCAGAATTGGAGCCTCCTGAATAAAGATTTGATTTATCCGTATTCATTTATAGAATAATGTATTAACTTGATTTATGCAGCGCTTTGACGttcaaaaaattatgtttctttcgtgaaaaatgtttgtttctttctccaTAGAATCAAGGACAACACGACAATAAGGATGTTTGAATCAACAATCAACTTAGTGTCTGATAGCCGAGAGGACCTTCAAAACCATCTTGTCTCGAGTCGCTCTTTCCGTTCAACAATGGCATCCAAGGAAAGAGTTTTCCAAGTTCCTTGCTTAGGGTGCTTTGTCTAGCCTCCTTTCCATTGACTCCATACTTTGCTCTTTCAATAGCTTCCATAATATCCTCCCTACTTACACATTCCCCACCTAAAACGAAAAATAGGTTGAGTTTCTTtccaacccaaaaaaaaaattgaacattcGAACGAACACTAGCTAACCTCTTCGAGCAGCAAGTAGAGCTGCTTCGTTAACGATATTTGCCAGGTCAGCACCCGCGAATCCTTGAGTAAGAGATGCGACAAGGCTACAAATGAGCCCGCTATCTTCGTCTAAAGGAACTTCTCTCAAATGAACGCCCAAGATTTTCCTCCTCCCATCTTCGTCCGGTTCGCCAACAAAAACCTTTCTCGAGAATCGACCGGGCCGACAAAGGGCTGCATCCAAAGCTTCTGGTCTATTAGTTGCAGCGATAACTACCACCTTCATGTCCGAGTTAAATCCATCCATCTCCGTCAACAActaaaagaaaagaaacatgaattgttttattattatgattactAGAATGCAAATTTCAGAAACTGCATGCATATATATCATTAGTCAAACTCTTTCAGGTAAAAGACGATTGTTTGAATTACCTGGTTTAGCGTTTGATCCCGTTCATCGTTGAAGCTTCTACCACGTTTCCCTCCAACCGCATCAAGCTCGTCAATGAAGATGATTGACGGGGAATTCTTCCTAGCCACACTAAAAAGGTCTCTAATTCGGGCAGCCCCTCTACCAACAAAAAGCTCCACAAATTCACTGGCTGAAACGCTAAAAAATGGAACTCCGGCTTCTCCTGCTACTGCCCGAGCTAGTAAGGTCTTCCCCGTCCCGGGTGGACCAACCAGAAGAACACCTCTCGGTAACTTCGCTCCTAGTTTGTTATAGTTAATATCGCCTTGCAGACACGACACTATCTAAAAAACACAACAACAATcataaaaaactaaaacaatATGCTTTAACGACAAGAAAAGCTTACTTACCTCCATGAGCTCTACTTTCGCAGCATCAACGCCTTCTACATCATCAAAGCTAACCGTGTTGGTGCTAGGACGTCGTTTCTTGGCAGGACTATTAGCGGAAGAAAGTTGACGATAAAGAAGCCACATCAATGGAGTTAAAGGAATCCACAACGATATAACTGTAATCAAGATAGATCTCATAGACATCAAAAGTGATTGAGGAGCTGAGCTATACATTGTTCCCTTTTCTCTCATCAAGCTTAAAAGATAGCTCTCGTCGTGGTCTATCTTTCGGGTAGAGTATTCCCATTTCGAAGCTCGACAACCTCGTTGAGGCTTAGCTTTAATATCAACCTCGTTTTGAGAGGTGTCAGCATTCCAAGAATCACTGTTGTAGTAAATACGACGCGTTCCTTCTTCAAACAGAACTTTTGATACAATTCCATGCTGAAGGTTGGAGACCAAATCAGAGTAGGGTACAGCTTTTGGAGATGGAATTGCAGTCAATTTTAGAAATAGAAAGGAGAGACCAAAGGCAAGTGAAATTGAGGCAGGAATGATCATTTTTCTTATGTTCTTTCTGATAAATGGTCCAATTCCATCCAATATAGACACTATTACTACTACAGAAGACGCCTTTCTAAACCTTACAGACAATAATCGAAGCCTCGGCTTGAATCTTAACGAAAATCTACTAATGTCTCTTTTTCTGAGATGGGTTTGCGTAGTTTTACCATTTTCATCAATCAATAATCTTTGTTGAGAATTACTAAAACCCGAGAAGGAAATTGATGAACAAGAGGGAGATGCAAAAGCTCCCCAAGATGATGTGGAGTTTTTAATAGAAAGTCTCGATTTTTCTTGAGTAAGTAAGAAGGGACCATTGTTGGAGGCAATAGAAAAGGAAGCCATTAATTCAGTCAATACTTACTACAAGAGAAATCTTCGTTCCATCACAAGACTTCGATTCTTCTCACGAGAAGAAGCAGATGAAAGGAGGAGTTAGcaagatagatagatagatatatacCTGGGTTTTTGATTTCCAAGTGGCATCAAAATTCAGAGCCCGTATGCATAAAATTAGCTCGATCTCTCTCTGTATTTCTTTCTGAGAACTGAGATACAGAAGATACACGCGAGTCGGCTTATCAGGGTTTGCATCCACAAGATAAAGCTTGGAGAGAAGCGGGACCCAatactaaatttttaaaaaaattgtattttaaataaccCTTATAACCTCAAAGTGAATCTTGGGCTCAATAGCCCTAATTCCTTCTATTGGCTCTCTTTGGACGTTGGGGGGGCAGAAATACATTACAGAATGATCTGGGTACTGAAAGATTTTGACGATTTAGCTGTTACGACGAGAATTGTCTCTAATGGCTAGCTTGATTTCTATGAGAAATGAAGTTCCTCTTGTCAAAGCTCTGTTTGCAGCAATCCTCAAAGGGCATTGGGACAACGTTTTGAAGGCCAAGGTTGGGTCTTGTGTCACATCAAATACCATTAACCAGGTATTACCTTTTCTTTCTCTGTATGGGTTCTCTCTTTCACTGTCGTTCTTCAAATGGGTGGAATTAGTTCCTGGTTACAAGCACTCTCTTCAGTCTAACTGGACTATGATCCACATCCTCACCAAGCAACGCCAATACAGGACTGCACAGAACCTGCTTGAAAAAATTGCCCTAAGAGATTTCTTATCATCACCCACTGTCTTGAATGCACTTTCTCATACCCACGATGATCAAGACTCGAATTCTCAAGTTCTTAGCTGGCTTGTCATATTCTATGCTAATTCCAAGATGATTCGTGATTCTATTCAAGTCTTCGACCACATGAGAGTTAATAGGCTTAAGCCTCACTTGCCCGCATGTGCGGTTCTGTTGAATTCATTGGTGAAAGATAGATTGATCGACAAAGTATGGAAAACATATAAGAAGATGATAAACATAGGCGTCAATCCGAATTCACAGATATTCAATGTGTTGATTAACTGTTGCTGCAAATCTAAGGACGTTGAGAAAGCAGAAGAGTTAATCAGTGAAATGGAATTGAAAGGTATTCATCCTAATCTCATCACTTTCAATACATTAATCTCTCTATACTCCAAAAAAGGAATGCACTATGAAGCTTTATCTGTCCAACATAGAATGGAACAAGCTGGCATATCACCCGACATAGTCACTTATAACTCCCTTATTTACGGCTACTGTAAAGAAGGTAGAATGAGAGAGGCTTTCAGGTTTTTCAAAGAAATAAACGGGGCTACACCTAACCACGTAACCTACACGACCTTGATAGATGGATATTGCCGAGTGAATGATCTAAATGAAGCTTTGAGGCTGCGTGAAGAAATGGAAGCTAAAGAGCTCTTTCCAGGAGTTGTCACCTACAATTCTATTCTTCGTAAGCTCTGTGAAGAAGGCAAGATTAACGATGCTAATAAGCTTCTGAGCGAGATGAGCCAAAAGAAGATCGATCCTGATAATGTCACGTGTAATACCTTAATCAACGCGTATTGCAAGATCGGAGATATGACTTCTGcattgagagtgaagaagaaaatGTCGGATGCTGGACTGAAGCCCAATCAGTACACTTATAGAGCGTTAATTCATGGATTCTGCAAGATAATGGATCTCGATACTGCTAAAGAGTTCTTGATTGATATGATCAAGGAAGAACTGCGCCCCGGTTCTTGCACTTATCATTGGATTGTTGACGGGTACTGCAAGAAATggaaagaaggagaagaagcaGTTATGGGATTGCTGGAGGAGTTTGGTAGGAAAGGTATATGCGTAGATATATCGATTTACAGGGCGATTATACGAGCTTTATGTAAGAGAGACAGGATTGGTTGTGCTGAGAAGATATTTGGTGTTATGAATGGTAAAGGGATATTGGGAGATTGTGTTGTTTGTAGTAGTTTGGCTTATGCTTATTTTAGAGGTGGAAATGTTGCTGCTGCTTCAAATATATTTGAAGATATGTATAGGAGGAGGTTGATGATAACACCCAACATTTATCGAAGTCTGACTACTACTTATGTCGACGATGATAGTGTCTTTGGTGTCTTCTGGGATCAGTTGGTTGCGAGAGGTTTAGTATCGGAGATCGTTCAAAAGCAAATACAGGATTTGAAAATCCAATCTTGAATCACCTTTGTTGTGGAAAATAACAagtaatgtattttttattttgagtttagaAAACTagtaagagataaaaaaaaaaatagtaatccTTCTTCTAATCTATCCACAAAAATAGGTGGATATGTCCAAATTTAGCCAAATCAGTTTGATTGGAATAGTCTTAGTTTGGTTTGCACTATTGGTTTGGTTTACTCATGCCCTTGGTCTAAGATGCCTAATCCTTCCAAAGTAAGATTATTACTGGTCACTGTTTATGTTGAATCACACGTGTCAATATTGCATGCACCATGTGACtagtgaaaacaaaataaaagatgaCATGAAATTGACAACTCTGTTCTGTTATTAAACCATTAATATGGTTTCTGAGATACTTTGATACAACATTTGAAATAAAAGTAAATGTCtagttttatgaaaaataataatgacgAAATTAAAAGGGTTACTAGTGAGATCTAAATGGCGCCGGTAAAGAGGCTAAATCTGAGCCTTGAATTATGATCAATTTTCTGTCTTTTCTCCCAATTTTGAATTaacttttgtcttcttttgaacGTGGCACCGTTTTATTGGTTGtcagttttattaattatatattttcaaacaatggCAAAAACTGAAAACTCCGTCATTTCTCTATTTCTTTCCTTCAGCTCAGCGCCATTATAATGGCACCACAGTGGAGTCAGAACAAGAACCCatcagagagagagagagaaagaaagaaagaaagatgagAGAGAAGCTGAAGAAGGGTTTTAATTAGGGTTTTCACCCATTTCTAATGCCTGGAGggagggaagaagaagaagatgttttACATACTCTAAACTAAACAGGTAAACGATCTCAATCCATATGTGTCCTTTCCTTCTGACTTCTCTGATCGCTGCTTCAAACTCTTTAAATCCATTCTTATCTCGTCCACACGTTTATGCTTTCATTTTTTCCATTAGTAGATTCCAAGATTGGATCTTTCCATTAGTAGACCTGTTTTGTTCTATCTTGGACATGCATTGACCGTGTGGGCAATCCTcaattgatattttcatttcaattttgaATCCCTTCGTTGATGATTAATCTGTCATGTCGAAAATACTGAAAATCGGGAATTCCAGTGAGGATGGTGATAATAATCGGAGGCTAATGCCTCATTTCTCGTCAAATGGGTCGAGGAATACGAGTCCTTCAAGGCATAAAGTG
It encodes the following:
- the LOC124923815 gene encoding probable inactive ATP-dependent zinc metalloprotease FTSHI 3, chloroplastic, translated to MASFSIASNNGPFLLTQEKSRLSIKNSTSSWGAFASPSCSSISFSGFSNSQQRLLIDENGKTTQTHLRKRDISRFSLRFKPRLRLLSVRFRKASSVVVIVSILDGIGPFIRKNIRKMIIPASISLAFGLSFLFLKLTAIPSPKAVPYSDLVSNLQHGIVSKVLFEEGTRRIYYNSDSWNADTSQNEVDIKAKPQRGCRASKWEYSTRKIDHDESYLLSLMREKGTMYSSAPQSLLMSMRSILITVISLWIPLTPLMWLLYRQLSSANSPAKKRRPSTNTVSFDDVEGVDAAKVELMEIVSCLQGDINYNKLGAKLPRGVLLVGPPGTGKTLLARAVAGEAGVPFFSVSASEFVELFVGRGAARIRDLFSVARKNSPSIIFIDELDAVGGKRGRSFNDERDQTLNQLLTEMDGFNSDMKVVVIAATNRPEALDAALCRPGRFSRKVFVGEPDEDGRRKILGVHLREVPLDEDSGLICSLVASLTQGFAGADLANIVNEAALLAARRGGECVSREDIMEAIERAKYGVNGKEARQSTLSKELGKLFPWMPLLNGKSDSRQDGFEGPLGYQTLS
- the LOC124923817 gene encoding uncharacterized protein At1g32220, chloroplastic-like codes for the protein MMRRTVVSRLLQSHSAPFRFYSITASRNGRLFFSTGSENINGPGKVEEAETVEIPTPKLEKLLVLGGNGFVGSHVCMEAVKRGLPVASLSRSGRPPAYEHWVNNVSWIQGNILSGESLKNALEGVTSVISCVGGFGSNSDMYKINGTANINAIRAAAEQGVKRFVYISAADFGLANYLLQGYYDGKKAAETELMIRYPYGGVILRPGFIHGTRQVGGFKLPLSVLGSPLEMILQKAKPLNQLPIVGPLFTPPVNVNSVARVAVRAASDPIFPPGIIDVHSILRYSQQKSAY
- the LOC124923814 gene encoding pentatricopeptide repeat-containing protein At5g38730, which encodes MASLISMRNEVPLVKALFAAILKGHWDNVLKAKVGSCVTSNTINQVLPFLSLYGFSLSLSFFKWVELVPGYKHSLQSNWTMIHILTKQRQYRTAQNLLEKIALRDFLSSPTVLNALSHTHDDQDSNSQVLSWLVIFYANSKMIRDSIQVFDHMRVNRLKPHLPACAVLLNSLVKDRLIDKVWKTYKKMINIGVNPNSQIFNVLINCCCKSKDVEKAEELISEMELKGIHPNLITFNTLISLYSKKGMHYEALSVQHRMEQAGISPDIVTYNSLIYGYCKEGRMREAFRFFKEINGATPNHVTYTTLIDGYCRVNDLNEALRLREEMEAKELFPGVVTYNSILRKLCEEGKINDANKLLSEMSQKKIDPDNVTCNTLINAYCKIGDMTSALRVKKKMSDAGLKPNQYTYRALIHGFCKIMDLDTAKEFLIDMIKEELRPGSCTYHWIVDGYCKKWKEGEEAVMGLLEEFGRKGICVDISIYRAIIRALCKRDRIGCAEKIFGVMNGKGILGDCVVCSSLAYAYFRGGNVAAASNIFEDMYRRRLMITPNIYRSLTTTYVDDDSVFGVFWDQLVARGLVSEIVQKQIQDLKIQS